The DNA window AGTTATTGCTTTTTGCCTTTTGTAGGGCAGTATAGTTGTCTCATTATTTGCTGTATAAGAAGATGATCCCAGAACCACAAAAATCATTTTCATTACTATGTCCAGAACCACAGAGATCCTATAAATTACTATGTCCAGAACCACAAAGATCCTATACATTACTATGTACAGAACCACAAAGATCCTATACATTACTATGTCCAGAACCACAGAGATCCTATATATTACTATGTCCAGAACCACAGAGATCCTATACATTACTATGTCCAGAACCACAAAGATCCTATACATTACTATGTCCAGAACCACAAAGATCCTATACATTACTATGTCCAGAACCACAGAGATCCTATATATTACTATGTCCAGAACATCCACAAATGCATTTAGGCCATAGGTCACATGCAGttttggggaagctactctgaaaaaaatggtttaccaagctaccaattactttaCACTGGAATACATTAAGATACACCAAAGCTACCCTCAAGGAAAATATAGTTTACtgaactaaagttactttgaataAGTAGTTAAAAATTATCATATGTACATCTGAAATGCCAATGATCACAAATTGCTAGAAAACACATCACTTTGGGCTCATATGTTAATATAAaatgtaatttagcctattaaatACAAAAACTATATTTCAAGGGAGAATTAGGCCTGTCTGATGCCGAAAAAGTAATAAATCGTATATTCTTTTTTGCATaaaaagtagtgtgtagttccagtagttagctacaccccTACATGGCAGAAAAATCATTAAATACTGATAATACTACttagatttgaatttagttcaactaccaccaagctactgtaaAATGTAGTttaattactagttgaactacatgtaggTCGCACCTCACCAGCACTGGTCACATGGAATATGATTGTAATATATGAATTGGTAAAAAGGTGGCGCCATCTTAAAATAACCTCATATACGTGCATTCAATTCATATTCAAACGGCAATAGTAcaacacatctgtgtgtgtgtggcttgaaTCGCAAATCCAGGCGTTCTCTCATTCATATGATTGCAGCACAGGCCTCGGCGCCTCTCTAGTGAACTCACAACGGCTTCTAGCGGACAAACTTGGAACAGCAGCAGAGAATAAACGTTTTTTTCCCAATTGACTGACAGCATCCTCTCGCAAATTCCTGTAGCCAGTCTGGCGAATAAATAAGACCATATTTTCGCTCTAGGAATTGATTCGCATTTCCATATTAATCCAACTTTCTCCATAAGAAAATAACACTGATTATCAGTTACCTATTTTGGTGAGACCACTATTGATAAGCAAGTGTAAGAATTAAGCATAAACTTAATCAAACATGAGCAAAAAGGTTTAAAGATAgagaagattattattattttattttttacgaGAACATTTCAAACTGATGAGTAAACCAATAACGGGAAATGATGGTCTAATAAAGGTATGGATCCGGTCATGGAATTCGGCCTCTGGAATGTGGCGCGTTTTTTttctatctcccctctccccttgtGCGCTTCTGAATGGGACTCAGTGCGCTCCAGCGGCTCTACTTGCTGTGAGGTAAGACCATAAGCTCATCCCTTTTCCCTTCCACCATCTGATTGGGCGAGACGCGTTCTTAGGAATGTCATGAAACTATTTAAATAGTACTTTGTCCCCTGGCTTACAGTTAGGTTCTTAGCTTCAGATACCAGAGAGAAGATTTGGCCGTTCAATTAAAGCAACACAAGAAACGTACTTTCTGCATCTTATATCGGACTCCTTTACATTAAAAATTAACAATAAATTGTTTTTATCTTGTGGATTATTATTGGATTTCCATTTCTATTTGGATTtgactgtttctctctgctgttttCATTCAACAGGTGGGTTAacaatatttagatttttttttcaacgAATCCAGCCTATATCAAGACATATGTTTCAAATATTGTCTTATTATACTAAATAATAATATGCGTTTGGATTAttgtttattattatatttaaatgTTATGTGTAAATATGAACTTTTGTGAAAAGTGGTTGACCTTATTTGCTGTTTTTCATAGGGAAAAAAACAGAGTTTCACCATGAAGTTGACAGGAATATTTCTGCTGTTGATGCTTTTGACCTGCGAGAGCGTACGAGTTGCAGGTGAGATGCTTGTCTGATACTGTATGTTTGTCTAGAATTAACGGAGTTTCTAACGCTTCAACTTAAAACTCCatgaacttaaaaaaaaaatatatatatttttttattttattatcccCTTTAATGTATTGATTGCGTTGGACATGGATTAACATAGGGAACTTTAGAGTTCATTCCGCACAACAAAAATAATCAATTCCAAAGACATGCAGATAAAGACTAATTGCTCCCACTCATTCCCACGTCCCTCCCACAGAGAACCGAGACGACAATAGCGTGTACGACCTGTTCGAGCTGGTCCAAGTCTCCAAGAAGAACCACGGAGTGACCCTAGTGAAGGGCGACGACCCATACAGTCCCGCCTACAAGATCCTCAACCCGGACCTGATCCCCGAGCTCCCCGAGAGCTCCTTCAGGGACCTCATCGATTCCATCCATGCCGAGAGGGGCTTCCTCCTCCTGCTTAACTTCAAGCAGTTTAAGCGGACCAGGGGCTCCCTCTTGACCGTGGAGAAGCGGGACGGATCAGGAGCCGTGTTCGAGATTGTCTCGAATGGAAAAGCGAACACCCTGGATGTGGTTTTCTCCACCGTTAATAAGCAACAGGTGGTCTCGATAGAAGATGTGGACTTGGCGACGGGCCACTGGAAGAATATTACGCTGTTCGTGCAGGAGGACCGGGCGCAGCTGTATGTTGGCTGTGAGGAGGTGAACACGGCGGAACTGGACGCTCCCATCCAGAGCATcctcactcaggagactcccgcCACAGCGCGCCTCAGGATCGGGAAGGGAGCGGTGAAGGACCGGTTCATGGTAAGTGGAGCGCGCAGAGCACATGACGCACGGCATTACACATAATGGATACAGATGATATAAGTGATCGAGTTGTTTTAGATGTTAGTAAGTGTTGAATTTAGTATTGTGTGACacttaaattaataaaaaatgatgtGCATAAAACCTATAGACCCATCCATAAAATGTATACGGTACACCATATTGAAAACCCTTGTATGATCCATAAAGTCCTATATTTGTTGCGTAAATGTCGAATGACAGTGACTGCAATACTCGAGCTAAAATGGCCATTGATTCTCGCAGGGGGTGCTCCAAAACGTGCGCTTTGTCTTTGGAACCACTTTGGACGCGATTCTGCGCAACAAGGGATGTCAAAACTGTAAGTACCCTAATCATGAACAGAAAGCTGACAGTAGAAGctgacatctccctccctccctatgtgCGTGTTTACCCATGCATCACTGGTTATTCTTCTAAAGCCACCAAGCATTCTATAAGACATGCTTATGATTGTTTAAGAGCCGAGTTATCTGTCATGGGAAAGTTGCTAACAAAGTCACGTTTATGTTGCCATGGGAAAGCTGAAGTTTACAAGCACTTCATTGCCTCCTCAGGGCTGGGCACATTAACTCATTCACTTCATTGTGATCCAAGATAGTATGAGGCTGTAATGTTCTGTATTCAACTGAGTGTAGTTACATCTCATCCACCCTTATATCACCAATGAGCCCTGGGGACAGTGTGTATGTTGTGGTCTGCTGTGGTCTAGTGGGTATTGCCAGTTTACATTGCTCTAAACagtctctcttcttgtttctcccttcctccctcttcctcccaccctactctgtctcactccttttcccctgtctccctccctccccccctcgcTTCCACTctttccactctccctccctctcccctctcccttctatcccctctcccttctatcccctccctccctctctcttttgctctccctCCCGccttctccccctcatctccctccctccctccctcagctgtTCTGACTGATGAGATCGTCCTTATCGACGACACCATCAATGGGTCCAGCCCTGCCATTAGGACGGACTACACTGGCCACAAAACTAAAGGTAAACACAACTACTGCTGCTTATTGGTATAAACCCTGTATAAACCCTGTATAAACCCTGTATAAACCCTGTATAAACCCTGTATAAACCCTGTTAAACTCTCCTGAAAAGGGTTCCATatacagaatagaacagaacagcatagaatagaatataacagcatataatagaatagaacagcaAAGAACAgcatataatagaatagaacagcatataatataataaaacagcataaaatagaatagaacagCATATAATAGAACAGCAGCATAGAATATAACagcatagaatagaacagtatggAATAGAACAGCATAGAACAGCATAGAAGCATAAGAAGAAAGTaaattattctattctattctactgtcaGCAGTTGTCTGTAGCTGTAGTGAGTTGAACATTTGTCTGGAAGCCTTCATGTACATTGATAGTGAAACTGTATTTCCCATAGAATTCACATATCTCCATATATCTCTGTGTTTTCCCTCCCTCCAGACCTGCAGATGATCTGTGGGTTCTCCTGTGAGGACCTGGCTGGCATGTTCAAGGAATTGAAGGGGCTGGGAGTGGTGGTGAAGGAGCTGTCTAACGAGCTGCGCAAAGTGGTGAGGAAACACACCTGACTCCTGAaccagatgtctgtctgtcaaatcaaaatcaaatctgtctgtctgtctgtgtctgtctgtgtctgtctgtgtctgtatgtgtctgtctgtgtctgtatgtgtcagtctctgtatgtgtctgtctgtctgtctgtctgtctgtggcatgATACTCTGCAACAAACTGTTTGTCAGTCCCTGCATGTGGGCCTTGCTTAGCATACTGGCCTACCAGCACCAACTCTGGCTAGTCTGTCAAACTGCATGTTAGTTCATTAATTAAATCAAATTAGGTATGCTTTTCTAACTACCTTTCATTTGAAAGGCTTCTTAATGCTAAACAATAATTCTCAAAGACCTGATTCCCTTTTTCAAACCACTTGGGCTATTGACAACTGAAGAGTGAAACAGTGTGTGAATTTAAAACCCTTTCTCATCCAGTATTCATATCGGAGTGtatgcttccttccttcctgtctcctTCAGACGGACGAGAACAAGTTTTTGATGAACAGAGTTGGGATCCACAGTGGAGTCTGTCTGCACAACGGCATCGTCCACAAGAACAAGGCCGAGTGGACCGTCGACGACTGTACCGAGTGCACTTGTCAAGTAAGGGCCAAAGTCGAGAGAGTTTGTGTGGATGGGGAGGgtagtggggtagtgtgtgtgtgtgtgtgtgtgtgtgtgtgtgtgtgtgtgtgtgtgtgtgtgtgtgtgtgtgtgtgtgtgtgtgtgtgtgtgtgtgtgtgtgtgtgtgtgtgtgtgtgtgtgtgtgtgtgtgagtgtttgtgtgtgtgtgtgtgtgtgtgtgtgtgtgtgtgtgtgtgtgtgtgtgtgtgtgtgtgtgtgtgtgtgtgtgtgtgtgtgtgcacgcacctACGTTTGCACTCTCAGACAGGCACTTGCAAACACATACTCATCCCCGCTCAGCAAGTGCCCGCTCGCTACTCAAAACCTGTCTGTCATCTGGACAGTAATTGGGTTGGAGGAAGAGGCTGGCATCAAGCCAACAAGCCAACAGTGGGTGCTGTAGTGAAGTGACCATGCATGGCCCACCACTCTAGTGAACAGACAGAGCCTGAACAGGCCCACTATaggccttggtctaaagtagagcaccatatagagaatagggcaccTCCTCATCTCTAATTACCTCCTCATCTCTAATTACCTCCTCATCTCTAATGACCTCCTCATCTCTAATTACCTCCTCATCTGTAATTACCTCATCTCTAATTACATCCTCAGCTCTAATTACCTCCTCATCTCTAATTACCTCCTCATCTCTAATTACCTCCTCAGCTCTTCTCAGCAGCTCCTCATCTCTAatttcctcctcagctcttctcaGCAGCTCCTCATCTCTAATTACCTTCTCAGCAGCTCCTCATCTCTAATTACCTCCTCAGCTCTTCTCAGCAGCTCCTCATCTCTAATTACCTCCTCAGCTCTTTTCAGCAGCTCCTCATCTCTAATTACCTCCTCAGCTCTTCTCAGCAGCTCCTCATCTCTAATTACCCCCTCAGCTCTTCTCAGCAGCTCCTCATCTCTAATTACCTCCTCAGCTCTTATCAGCACCTCCTCATCTCTAATTACCTCCTCAGCTCTTCTCAGCAGCTCCTCACCTCTAATTACCTCCTCATTTCTAATTACCTCCTCAGCAGCTCCTCGTCTCTAATTACCTCCTCAGCTCTTCTCAGCAGCTCCTCATCTCTAATTACCTCCTCAGCTCTTCTCAGCAGCTCCTCGTCTCTAATTACCTCCTCACCTCTAATTACCTCCTCATCTCTAATTACCTCCTCATCTCTAATTACCTCCTCACCTCTAATTACCTCCTCACCTCTAATTAACTCCTCATCTCTAATTACCTCTCAGCTCTTCTCAGCAGCTCCTCATCTCTAATTACCTCCTCAGCTCTTCTCAGCATCTCCTCGTCTCTAATTACCTCCTCAGCTCTTCTCAGCATCTCCTCGTCTCTAATTACATCCTCAGCTCTTCTCAGCAGCTCCTCGTCTCTAATTACCTCCTCACCTCTAATTACCTCCTCATCTCTAATTACCTCCTCACCTCTAATTACCTCCTCATCTCTAATTACCTCCTCACCTCTAATTACCTCCTCACCTCTAATTAACTCGTTATATCTAATTACCTCCTCAGCAGCTCCTCGTCTCTAATTACCTCCTCAGCTCTAATTACCTCCTCAGCTCTTCTCAGCAGCTCCTCATCTCTAATTAACAACATATTTAAAACAGAGCTTTAGCTCAGACAAGTGGCCcacagacaggaagacacagagtGCTACTGTATTCAATCAAAACTGCTGCAGGCAAATCTGCTCTGCCAGCAGTATCACCTTTCTCCTCGTAATCCCCTTGGCTCATGGGCTCTCTTGATCTGTGAATCAACTGGCCAGGATGTTAATATGCTTCATTAGACAGATATATTGAACGTTCTGTCCATCAAGGCAAACGCTATGCGCTTCTTTTGGTAGATAGATTTTTTAGTTTTTGGGGTCGTCAGTGCCCAAGTTCAACCCTCCACCGACTGTTTGGCCGTATTCCTACTACCCTGACCCAGTGGGCAGGTGCTGATTGGTCCACAGGGGGTCTCTGGCTCTCATTGTACTGACCCAAGTTGGTCCAGGTGCAGAAAAGGGGGAACTTACTGTATGTCATTAACGTCCTGATTCCTTGTGATTCTTTGTCTCCGCCCCTTTTTTGTAGAACTCTGCCACCGTGTGCCGTAAGATCTCCTGCCCCCTGATCCCGTGTGCCAACGCAACCGTGCCCGATGGAGAGTGCTGCCCGCGCTGTGGAACACGTGAGTTCCAACCCTAGAATTACAATGATTGGTTCTGATTCTATGGTTCTATTTGTGTGGTTCCAACTCCATACAAGAAGTAACATACCTGCACAAACAAAGGTTCACCTCACGTTCAaggaagtctatatacagtattacGAACCAGAGGTTTATTCTATTCTAAAGCCATTGATAGCCTGAGTTGTCCTTTAATGTCTTTAAGACAAACAGGTCATTTAAACAGCACTCCATTTACTGCCATCTACTCGGATTCTATTTGCCAAATAAAGTATGAAGCCACCAAACATTTTCTCGGCGTAAAAGTTCCTATTCAAGAAAAACAAATTCATTTTAAGGGTGATTTAAATCTCCTAGCTTGTTAATGTATGAAAAGGCTGTTATGTGTCAGAACACTGTATAGAAGAATGGTCCAAATTTCcccctgaccgttgtgcaggtctgatcagCAACCACAGACAACATTttgttgaggttattgctgccaaaggaggatcaaccagttattaaatccaagggttcacatacttttcccaccctgcacagtgaatgtttacacggtgtgtttaATGAAGACACGAAAAACATCCACCCAAAACATCTTTAATCTTCAGCTTGTAATGGCTATAATTGGGACAAATTGGTTTAAGTGGGATGGAAAATTTCTCTGTTTACCAAATGCATCCTAGACATTTTCCACATACCTAAGAGGGCTGGGCCGCAGTGGCCCCTAAAACCTAAAGAAAGGCAGACAACCACACTCATCAGTACCTTGGACAACGTTATGACATGGTCCCTGGTTTCCTTTTTACAAGTAACAGCAGTCAATGGGGATCACTGTGCATTCAGCTTCTTAGACGGACTTTCCCATTTTTACCGACTTCCCTTTGGCCTCTCTAACTCTCCTGAACTCCCAGGGGAGGCCGTCTCTTTAACTCTaccaacacacaggcacacacacacacacacacggacacagacatgcacaggcgacacacacacacacaggcacacacaggcacacacaaacacatacactcatCCCAGGGCTAAATCGCGTATATTAGACCGGAGCTCTAATAACTTAAAGAGCTTTTAACCCTCATTTACTGcgaagggtggggtggggggggcttgTGGTCTCTGCAGTCcaataagctctctctctctccctctctccctctcctttctccctccactccctctatctctccctctcttcctcccttcctcctctccctcccttctctccctccttctctctctctccctctcttcttccttcctcctctccctccctcccttctctccctccttctctctctctccctctcttcctcccttcctcctctccctccccttctctccctcctctctctctctcccctccttcctcccttcctcctctccctcccttctttccctccttctccctctctctccctctcttcctcccttcctcctctccctcccttctttccctccttctctctctctctccctctcttcctcccttcctcctctccctcccttctctccccctttctctctctctctccctctcttcctcccttcctcctctacctcccttctctccctccttctctctctctttctccctctcttcctccattcactctctctcttcatagcgaGTGACTATGCGGAGGACGGCTGGTCCCTGTGGTCTGAATGGACCCACTGTTCCGTGTCTTGTGGGCGGGGAATTCAGCAGAGAGGCCGCTCCTGCGACCGCATCAACAACAACTGCGAGGGAACCTCGGTCCAAACCAGGGACTGCTACCTTCAGGAGTGTGACAAACGCTGTGAGTTTAGTATTCTATACACATTCAAATCTACCGACCAAATCACATTCATCAATTGTCACATAGAAACTTGTTTCACGTACTTTTATCGCCAACTTGTATTGATGGTGACAGAAACGATGGACCACATCTAAGCCTTCAGCTGCAGATCAGCCAGCTGTGACTCCACAGAGCAACAACGCCATTTAAcattgacccctgacccctaacctctgcTCCTGTGACCCTCCAGTCAAGCAGGACGGTGCCTGGAGCCACTGGTCCCCCTGGTCATCCTGCTCGGTCACCTGTGGGGCGGGTGTCATCACCCGTATCCGCCTCTGCAACTCCCCCACACCCCAGCTGGAAGGCAAGGACTGCCAAGGAGAGGGAAGACAGACTGAGACGTGCACCAAGTCACCCTGCCCAAGTAAGTACCATTTAGTCAAGGGTTTTAAGAACAAGACCTGGGTCACATGTCATTGTGATCATTTGACATTTAGTCAAAGGCATTTTCATGCACCTCACACCCTGAAATATTTGCAGTCAAATGAACATCCTCTTTCATGTGGTACCCTGTCATTTAGCCTCCATTGCAGTCTGTATTTGTTCCTGGTTTGGCAAGTCAACGACCAAGGAGTTGGTTATTGCAGAAACAAAGATGGCATTTCAAAATGCCCCTACCATCATGAAGAGCACCACAGTCACACCTGTATTgaaacctctgtctctctacttccCCTTCAGTCAACGGTAACTGGGGACCCTGGTCGCTATGGGATACCTGCTCTGCCACCTGTGGGGGAGGAGCTCAGACACGTAAACGTCTCTGCAACGACCCCGCCCCTAAATATGGTGGTAAGGAGTGCCAGGGTGATTCCAAGGCCACTCAGCAGTGCAACAAGAACGCCTGTCCCATCGGTGAGTAGCAGGACAATGGTcgtgtccgaaatggcaccctattccctatatagtgcgctacttttgaccaggacctataggatagtagtgcactacttttgaccagggcctataggatagtagtgcactacttttgaccagggcctataggatagtagtgcactacttttgaccaggacctatagggtagtagtgcactatatagggcatagggtgccatttcagacgcatACAATGTTTCTTAAAACTTAAGTACTGTGAATGATTACACAAATGTTAGGTTTTAGATCGTTTTAAGGTTAAAATAACACTTTTAAAAGTATTACTTTTAATGCTTTTAATGATTTTAGGGCTTATAAAACACTTTGTTTTACACGTATAACTTAACACTAGTACTTAAAGCAGTCAGTACACAGTACTTACAAGCTCgtgtctctctcctcagatgGCTGTCTGTCCAACCCTTGCTTCCCTGGGACCAAGTGCACCAGCTTTCCTGATGGAACATGGAGGTGTGGAAAATGCCCCTCTGCTTACTCTGGTGACGGCATCAAGTGCGAGGACATTGATGAGTGCAAAGAGGTTCCTGACGCTTGCTTCGTGTTCAACGGAGTCCACCGCTGTGAGAACACTGACCCTGGTTACAACTGTCTGCCCTGTCCTGCACGCTACTCTGGACCTCAGCCCTTCggaaggggagtggaggaggcCACCGCCAGGAAACAGGTTAGTACTGGTAAAGTGTTGTGATGATTGTCCTCTTAGACCGTACCTCTGGTGTCAGCTGATTTAGAATTTAGAATTTAGAATTAGGAATTTGGAATTAGGAATTAGGAATTAGGAATTTAGAATTAGGAATTTAGAATTAGGAATTTAGAATTTAGAATTAGGAATTTAGAATTAGGAATTTAGAATTAGGAATTTAGAATTTAGAATTAGGAATTTAGAATTTACAATTTACAAGATCATAGATTCCTTGAAAAAGCTATGCTTTTCTCTGTCCGGATCATACTGCCAATTGTTGTCCTCTAAACAAAGGCATGGAGGTTATCCACGATATTTCCTGGCTCGTCTGATCAATTCTT is part of the Oncorhynchus tshawytscha isolate Ot180627B linkage group LG18, Otsh_v2.0, whole genome shotgun sequence genome and encodes:
- the LOC112217958 gene encoding thrombospondin-1; the encoded protein is MKLTGIFLLLMLLTCESVRVAENRDDNSVYDLFELVQVSKKNHGVTLVKGDDPYSPAYKILNPDLIPELPESSFRDLIDSIHAERGFLLLLNFKQFKRTRGSLLTVEKRDGSGAVFEIVSNGKANTLDVVFSTVNKQQVVSIEDVDLATGHWKNITLFVQEDRAQLYVGCEEVNTAELDAPIQSILTQETPATARLRIGKGAVKDRFMGVLQNVRFVFGTTLDAILRNKGCQNSVLTDEIVLIDDTINGSSPAIRTDYTGHKTKDLQMICGFSCEDLAGMFKELKGLGVVVKELSNELRKVTDENKFLMNRVGIHSGVCLHNGIVHKNKAEWTVDDCTECTCQNSATVCRKISCPLIPCANATVPDGECCPRCGTPSDYAEDGWSLWSEWTHCSVSCGRGIQQRGRSCDRINNNCEGTSVQTRDCYLQECDKRFKQDGAWSHWSPWSSCSVTCGAGVITRIRLCNSPTPQLEGKDCQGEGRQTETCTKSPCPINGNWGPWSLWDTCSATCGGGAQTRKRLCNDPAPKYGGKECQGDSKATQQCNKNACPIDGCLSNPCFPGTKCTSFPDGTWRCGKCPSAYSGDGIKCEDIDECKEVPDACFVFNGVHRCENTDPGYNCLPCPARYSGPQPFGRGVEEATARKQVCTPRNPCLDGSHDCNKNARCNYLGQFADPMYRCECKPGYAGNGHICGEDTDLDGWPNQDLVCVENATYHCKKDNCPNLPNSGQEDYDKDGVGDACDNDDDNDGIADDRDNCPFVYNPRQYDYDRDDIGDRCDNCPYNSNPDQTDTDNNGEGDACSVDIDGDGILNEKDNCPYVYNVDQKDTDLDGVGDMCDNCPLEHNPDQVDSDDDRVGDKCDSNQDIDEDGHQNNLDNCPYIPNANQADHDKDGKGDACDHDDDNDGIPDEKDNCRLAFNPDQIDSDGDGRGDACKDDFDQDNVPDIYDVCPENFDISETDFRKFQMVPLDPKGTSQIDPNWVVRHQGKELVQTVNCDPGIAVGFDEFNSVDFSGTFFINTERDDDYAGFVFGYQSSSRFYVVMWKQITQTYWNNKPTKAQGYSGLSIKVVNSTTGPGEHLRNALWHTGNTPGQVKTLWHDPKNIGWKDFTAYRWHLIHRPRTGHIRVVMYEGKKIMADSGSIYDKTYAGGRLGLFVFSQEMVYFSDLKYECRDA